Proteins from a genomic interval of Chroococcidiopsis thermalis PCC 7203:
- a CDS encoding serine/threonine-protein kinase encodes MAAAVATATNGTLVQMTEYQTQALFFEIRGAVVPPEDIVILTIDEQSLSIPQQYYQTNPQQYAALKPLQAWPWQRLAYAQAIDRLMIAGARAVALDIVFASPSSYGSTDDREFARVLQRYAGKVTLAAEYEQSQLRQGNIIQLTKPVRFLWTKPMSVGFVNFPLELDGKIHRFSSEFPLSLATKYQQQFDNYAAMGVEMPSFEQAVASSIRNCRGAQLCAPTSSKGDRIYFYGPAGTFEYIPFWHVLDTENWNTYLEQGRYFQNKIVIVGATAASLQDFHKTPFSYSWLYPKPMPGVEIQANAIATRLQQKALALAIPNPFFQGLLVLLLAAGTTIVLAKTQCFSSQLGWTIGIAIAWGGISYAVFTYQYSILPTAVPMLTIVLCGGSYLTIATMSDRRQTIQLKPAVTENTTVLESPEVDNQQDEIQKLLPHELVTAGKILSGRYQVTKVLASGGFSETYIAEDLQRPGKPLCVVKRMKPSSNHPQHLQMASRLFQLEAETLEIVGKHDRIPQLLAYFAEGEEFFLVQELIDGHPLSWELKPGKPVSEIAAIAILQDLLPILAFVHRCKTIHRDIKPSNIMRRHSDGKLVIIDFGAVKQVSNQMLTTGQTNLTVSIGTLGYAPAEQTAGRAFYSSDIYAVGMLLIKALTGFAPHELQLDPQTGEVLWLDKAEVSQELATFIGKMVRYDYTQRYQSASEALVALQNLTGTDSTNNDNFGDRDDLLAVATPAEVDSEDLEASTVFWRESTNTVEIVEEVDSEEKV; translated from the coding sequence GTGGCTGCGGCAGTAGCTACAGCCACTAATGGGACATTAGTACAAATGACGGAGTACCAAACCCAGGCGCTATTTTTTGAAATTCGGGGCGCTGTTGTACCACCAGAGGATATTGTTATCCTGACAATTGACGAGCAATCTTTATCAATTCCTCAACAATACTATCAAACTAACCCTCAACAATATGCCGCTCTCAAGCCCTTGCAAGCTTGGCCCTGGCAGCGACTTGCTTATGCTCAAGCGATCGATCGATTAATGATAGCAGGAGCGCGTGCTGTTGCTTTAGACATAGTATTCGCATCTCCCAGCAGTTATGGAAGTACAGACGATCGCGAATTTGCAAGAGTGTTACAACGCTACGCTGGTAAAGTCACCTTAGCAGCGGAGTACGAGCAATCGCAATTGCGCCAAGGTAATATCATTCAACTAACCAAGCCAGTTCGTTTTTTGTGGACGAAGCCAATGTCAGTTGGTTTTGTCAATTTCCCCCTAGAGTTAGATGGCAAAATTCACAGATTTTCTAGCGAATTTCCTTTAAGTTTGGCAACAAAATATCAACAGCAATTTGATAATTATGCGGCTATGGGGGTAGAAATGCCCTCTTTTGAGCAAGCGGTGGCATCTTCGATTCGTAATTGTAGGGGCGCACAGCTGTGCGCCCCTACTTCCTCTAAAGGCGATCGCATTTATTTCTATGGACCTGCGGGGACGTTTGAATATATCCCTTTTTGGCACGTCCTCGATACCGAGAATTGGAACACATACCTGGAACAGGGGCGTTATTTTCAGAATAAGATTGTGATTGTTGGCGCAACAGCTGCTTCGCTGCAAGACTTTCACAAAACACCTTTTTCCTACAGCTGGCTGTATCCCAAGCCGATGCCAGGGGTAGAGATTCAAGCGAATGCGATCGCCACGCGGTTACAACAAAAAGCGCTCGCCTTGGCAATTCCCAATCCTTTTTTCCAGGGGTTGTTGGTGTTGCTATTAGCCGCTGGAACGACAATTGTGCTAGCAAAAACTCAGTGCTTCAGCTCTCAACTAGGATGGACAATCGGAATTGCGATCGCGTGGGGTGGTATCAGTTACGCCGTCTTTACATATCAGTACTCGATCTTACCCACTGCCGTGCCGATGTTAACAATTGTGTTGTGTGGTGGTTCTTACTTGACGATCGCAACGATGAGCGATCGCCGCCAGACAATTCAACTCAAACCTGCTGTTACAGAAAATACCACTGTTTTAGAATCCCCAGAGGTAGACAACCAACAAGACGAGATCCAAAAATTACTGCCACACGAATTAGTTACGGCGGGAAAAATTCTCAGCGGACGCTACCAAGTTACCAAAGTTTTAGCTTCTGGTGGGTTTAGTGAAACTTACATTGCAGAAGATTTACAACGTCCCGGCAAACCTCTCTGTGTTGTGAAGCGAATGAAACCTTCTAGCAATCATCCCCAGCATTTACAAATGGCTAGCAGGTTGTTTCAACTTGAAGCAGAAACCTTAGAAATTGTAGGGAAACACGACCGAATTCCCCAGTTGCTTGCCTATTTTGCAGAAGGTGAAGAATTCTTTTTAGTTCAAGAGTTGATCGACGGACATCCCCTCAGTTGGGAACTCAAACCTGGCAAGCCTGTGAGCGAAATCGCCGCGATCGCGATTCTGCAAGATTTACTGCCAATCCTGGCATTCGTTCACAGGTGCAAGACAATTCACCGCGATATCAAGCCTAGCAACATCATGCGACGGCACTCCGATGGCAAGCTCGTCATCATTGATTTTGGCGCGGTTAAGCAAGTTAGCAATCAAATGCTAACAACTGGGCAAACTAACTTGACAGTTAGCATTGGCACTTTAGGTTATGCTCCTGCCGAACAAACCGCAGGTCGTGCTTTCTACAGCAGCGATATTTATGCAGTCGGCATGTTATTAATTAAAGCCTTAACGGGATTTGCACCTCACGAACTTCAACTCGACCCGCAAACGGGTGAGGTACTGTGGTTAGATAAAGCTGAAGTGAGCCAGGAGTTAGCAACTTTTATCGGTAAAATGGTACGGTACGATTATACGCAGCGCTATCAATCAGCCTCAGAAGCTTTAGTTGCGCTACAAAATTTAACTGGTACTGATAGTACTAATAATGATAACTTTGGCGATCGCGATGACTTACTAGCTGTTGCCACCCCCGCAGAAGTTGACTCAGAAGATTTAGAAGCAAGTACGGTATTTTGGCGGGAATCAACTAATACAGTAGAAATTGTAGAAGAAGTTGATTCAGAAGAGAAAGTGTAA
- a CDS encoding FecR family protein — protein MSHRFILFISILLWSASALPKAAQADTVLTRAEIKSLRNLVQLMPQSQTARPAKVADGIVPGDALSTGREALAELRFNDGSLARIGEQALFQFSAQNRNLKLSNGTALLLIPPGRGTTEVWTPNATAAIRGSALFIRHISNSKTTVVGALTNSQIEVVNQKNSQRQVLKAGQIAVVVKGKITALYNFDLKTFYESSDLVSGLNLNKKSVTATDIAIAQVQAETSAAVAAQSPLTGENTIVNPSFVRSSDSPSPPLQQNSHNLRINTSDSTTDLIDNGTVILDRLEILPDNSESASDNDSSPIGDRDGSTKDEDRHLDKNNNGIGDGNGGGRDRHPDKNNNGIGDGNGGGRDRHPDKDNNGIGDGNGGGRNNNPDKNDKSRK, from the coding sequence ATGTCTCACCGATTCATTCTTTTCATCTCAATTTTGCTATGGAGTGCTTCTGCACTACCAAAAGCAGCCCAAGCAGATACAGTTTTAACCCGCGCTGAAATTAAAAGCCTACGCAATCTCGTACAATTAATGCCTCAAAGCCAAACTGCTCGTCCAGCAAAGGTGGCTGATGGGATAGTTCCAGGAGATGCATTATCTACGGGTCGAGAGGCACTAGCAGAGCTACGTTTTAATGATGGCTCTTTAGCAAGAATTGGCGAACAAGCCCTATTTCAATTTTCTGCTCAAAATCGGAATTTAAAACTATCAAATGGTACTGCATTACTGCTGATTCCTCCCGGTCGAGGTACGACAGAAGTATGGACACCAAACGCAACAGCAGCAATTCGCGGTTCTGCATTATTTATTCGTCATATTTCCAATAGTAAGACTACCGTAGTCGGCGCATTAACAAATAGCCAGATTGAAGTCGTTAATCAAAAAAACTCTCAGCGACAGGTATTGAAAGCAGGTCAAATAGCAGTCGTTGTTAAAGGTAAAATTACAGCGCTTTACAACTTCGATCTAAAAACATTTTATGAATCAAGCGACTTAGTAAGTGGATTGAATCTCAATAAAAAAAGCGTGACTGCCACTGATATTGCGATCGCCCAAGTACAAGCTGAAACGAGTGCCGCCGTTGCCGCGCAGTCACCGCTAACGGGTGAAAACACTATTGTTAATCCTAGCTTTGTCCGTAGTTCAGACTCGCCGTCACCACCTTTACAACAAAATAGTCATAATTTACGGATTAACACTTCTGATTCGACTACAGACTTGATTGACAACGGTACAGTCATTCTCGATCGCTTGGAAATTTTACCCGACAATTCTGAATCTGCTTCAGATAATGATTCAAGTCCGATAGGCGATCGCGATGGTTCTACCAAAGATGAAGATCGTCATCTCGATAAAAATAATAATGGGATTGGTGATGGGAATGGCGGTGGCAGAGATCGTCATCCCGATAAAAATAATAATGGGATTGGTGATGGGAATGGCGGTGGCAGAGATCGTCATCCCGATAAAGATAATAATGGGATCGGTGATGGGAATGGCGGTGGCAGAAATAATAACCCTGACAAGAACGATAAATCTCGAAAATAA
- a CDS encoding sulfurtransferase gives MNHSVTAAWLYEHLEDPQVAIADCRFSLADPQLGQQQYQSSHIPGAYYLDLNRDLSSPVGQHGGRHPLPNVTELAVKLSAMGITSQTTVVAYDDSRLAFAARLWWLLRYLGHERVAVLDGGFQGWLAAGYPATSDVPIAKAGEFIPKMQSGQVVDREAVKARKNSPGVALVDAREGDRYRGEREPIDPVAGHIPGAVNYPWQEVTDDRGYLKPVTEQQQRWKDLDSSSEIIVYCGSGVTACVDLLSLELAGISIGKLYAGSWSDWISYSEGVGSRE, from the coding sequence ATGAATCACAGCGTTACTGCCGCATGGCTATACGAACATCTAGAAGATCCGCAAGTGGCGATCGCGGATTGTCGTTTTTCCCTTGCCGATCCGCAACTCGGACAACAACAGTATCAATCGAGTCACATCCCTGGTGCTTACTACCTAGATTTAAATCGGGATCTTTCCAGTCCAGTCGGTCAGCATGGCGGGAGGCATCCTTTACCAAACGTAACAGAGTTGGCAGTAAAGCTATCGGCGATGGGCATAACTTCCCAAACGACAGTGGTTGCTTACGATGATTCCCGATTGGCTTTTGCGGCGCGGCTGTGGTGGCTGCTACGCTATTTAGGACACGAACGAGTTGCCGTGTTAGATGGAGGGTTTCAAGGGTGGCTAGCGGCTGGTTATCCGGCGACGTCCGATGTTCCCATAGCAAAAGCTGGTGAGTTCATCCCCAAAATGCAATCAGGGCAAGTTGTGGACAGAGAAGCGGTAAAAGCACGCAAGAACTCGCCAGGAGTAGCATTAGTCGATGCGCGAGAAGGCGATCGCTATCGTGGCGAACGAGAACCGATAGATCCAGTTGCGGGTCATATCCCAGGCGCAGTCAATTATCCCTGGCAAGAGGTAACAGACGATCGCGGCTACCTCAAGCCTGTCACAGAACAACAGCAGCGCTGGAAGGATCTAGATTCATCATCAGAAATTATTGTCTACTGTGGTTCTGGCGTGACTGCTTGCGTCGATTTACTCTCGCTAGAATTGGCAGGAATTTCCATAGGTAAACTTTATGCAGGCAGTTGGAGCGATTGGATTAGTTATTCTGAGGGAGTAGGGAGTAGGGAGTAG
- a CDS encoding heme oxygenase (biliverdin-producing) — translation MSSNLATKLREGTKKAHTMAENVGFVKCFLKGVVEPTSYRKLVANLYFVYSAMEEEMERHQQHPILSKMYFKELNRQRSLEQDLKYYYGNQWREQISLSPAGEAYVQRIREVSNTAPELLISHLYTRYLGDLSGGQILKGIAQRAMNLADGQGTAFYEFAEISDEKQFKNTYRQRLDELPIDEATADRIVEEANAAFGMNMKMFNELEGNLIKAIGVMLFNSLTRRRNRGNTELATSN, via the coding sequence ATGAGCAGTAATTTAGCAACAAAACTCCGTGAAGGGACGAAAAAAGCCCACACAATGGCAGAAAATGTTGGTTTTGTCAAGTGTTTTTTAAAAGGAGTAGTAGAGCCAACTTCTTACCGCAAGCTGGTTGCTAATCTCTATTTCGTCTACTCAGCGATGGAAGAAGAAATGGAGCGGCATCAACAGCACCCTATTTTATCAAAGATGTACTTCAAGGAATTGAATCGCCAGCGCAGCTTGGAGCAAGATCTGAAGTATTATTACGGCAACCAATGGCGCGAGCAAATTAGTTTATCTCCGGCTGGGGAAGCTTACGTGCAGCGGATACGGGAAGTCTCTAATACTGCCCCAGAACTATTAATATCGCACCTTTATACTCGTTATTTGGGCGATCTTTCTGGCGGACAAATCCTCAAAGGTATTGCTCAAAGAGCAATGAATCTTGCGGATGGGCAAGGCACTGCTTTCTATGAATTTGCTGAAATTTCTGATGAAAAGCAATTTAAAAACACCTATCGGCAGAGACTAGACGAATTACCAATTGATGAAGCCACAGCAGATCGCATCGTTGAAGAAGCTAATGCTGCTTTTGGCATGAACATGAAGATGTTTAACGAATTAGAAGGTAATTTGATCAAGGCGATCGGTGTTATGTTATTCAACAGCTTAACTCGCCGTCGTAATCGTGGTAATACCGAGCTAGCAACTAGCAATTAG
- a CDS encoding SOS response-associated peptidase, whose translation MCGRFTLSQPAEAIASTFQLSLIPELAPRYNIAPTQPVPTILSDGDRRRFQMLRWGLIPSWAKDASMGAKMINARAETVAEKPAFRSAFRRRRCLVVADGFYEWQSQKGKKQPFYFRLQDGQPFAFAGLWETWQAPDGEKIDSCTLLTTTANSLLRSVHDRMPVILKPEDYNQWLDPQIQEPDELQPLLQPYSSEAMVSYPVSTKVNKPTNDSLECIDSL comes from the coding sequence ATGTGTGGTAGATTTACCCTCAGCCAACCCGCAGAAGCGATCGCCTCTACCTTTCAGCTTTCTTTAATTCCCGAATTAGCCCCACGATATAATATTGCACCTACTCAACCAGTCCCAACCATTTTATCAGATGGCGATCGCCGTCGATTTCAAATGTTACGTTGGGGTTTAATTCCCTCATGGGCAAAAGATGCATCGATGGGTGCAAAAATGATTAATGCTAGAGCAGAAACCGTTGCTGAAAAACCCGCTTTCCGTTCTGCATTTCGTCGCCGCCGTTGTCTAGTTGTTGCCGATGGCTTTTACGAATGGCAGTCACAAAAAGGCAAAAAACAACCCTTTTATTTTCGCTTACAAGATGGGCAACCTTTTGCTTTTGCAGGTTTGTGGGAAACTTGGCAAGCACCAGACGGCGAGAAAATTGATTCTTGCACTCTGCTGACGACAACAGCTAATTCTCTTTTGCGATCGGTTCACGACCGGATGCCTGTTATTCTCAAACCAGAAGACTATAATCAGTGGCTCGATCCTCAAATTCAAGAACCAGACGAGCTACAACCATTGTTACAGCCATACTCGTCAGAGGCAATGGTTTCATATCCCGTCAGTACTAAAGTCAATAAACCAACTAATGATTCACTAGAGTGTATTGATAGTTTGTAA
- a CDS encoding glutathione S-transferase family protein has protein sequence MLKLYDFLPSGNGYKVRLLLTQLGIPFERVEINILKGESRTPEFLKKNSNGRIPVLQLESGDFLAESNAILFYFSEDTEFLPADKLLRARVLQWLFFEQYSHEPNIATPRFWITELGKADEYREAIEQKRQAGYAALGVMEQHLTQQKFFVGDRYSIADIGLFAYTHVADEGGFDLSQFPAIQAWIERVKAQPNYIPITQQQF, from the coding sequence ATGCTCAAGTTGTATGATTTTTTACCTTCGGGGAATGGTTATAAAGTTCGGCTGTTGTTAACTCAGCTTGGGATTCCCTTTGAGCGAGTAGAAATTAATATTCTTAAAGGTGAAAGTCGTACTCCAGAATTTCTCAAGAAAAATTCTAATGGACGCATTCCAGTTTTACAGTTGGAATCGGGAGATTTTTTAGCAGAATCGAATGCTATTCTCTTCTATTTTAGCGAAGATACTGAATTTTTGCCTGCTGATAAATTGCTCCGCGCCCGAGTTTTACAATGGCTATTTTTTGAGCAATACAGTCACGAACCTAATATTGCTACTCCTAGATTTTGGATTACGGAACTTGGTAAAGCAGATGAATATCGGGAAGCGATAGAACAGAAACGTCAAGCTGGTTATGCTGCGCTTGGAGTGATGGAACAACATTTAACTCAGCAGAAATTTTTTGTAGGCGATCGCTATTCTATTGCTGATATTGGCTTATTTGCCTATACTCACGTCGCCGATGAAGGAGGTTTCGATCTATCTCAGTTTCCAGCAATTCAAGCATGGATAGAGCGAGTTAAAGCTCAACCGAATTATATTCCAATTACGCAACAACAATTTTGA
- a CDS encoding iron uptake porin has protein sequence MRIKSTFSIFSILLLTTPIAVSALVFKTTAVHAGETDIAISQPTQITSQLLKKSEANRTSAATLAPLAPATPDTDFNYTAQQIQDTSSTLAQVTSVSQLSDVQPTDWAFQALQSLVERYGVIAGYPDGTFRGNRAMTRYEFAAGLNAAMDRINELITAGSADVVSKEDLETLNRLQSEFSSELATLRGRVDALEAQAAELEANQFSTTTVLGGEVIFGVASAFGGDPSGGCRVFPDDRGPFFEQLVPQLNLRDRNSDPEVDCLNRDDADKNTVLAHLVRLGLETSFTGKDRLRTYLVTGNFDGGGFTNAESLNTYMARLSYQAGLNNDVVLDLLEYRFPAFNDRVVFSVIPFGFSLSNVLSANSAYFDTGRGSISRFGEASPIFKIGGVLDAGAGFDWLFAKNARLQVAYGTGGSGNPDSGVFGADRSALGVQLLATPTNNLITGLTFVNAYTSDGTLGTYTGSVNAETNGLWSGSSVPSPIDQANDSGFDPCCRYFIGDLAAKTNAVGATLQWRISRQLTFGAWGGYMFTNFLERLPNFPLSGDATPEDLNGDGIADGTPDGIGSSSNKKPFANSATYLFSLGLSDPFGREGDLFAFLFGMPPKLVDAGPETRGTPVPFFETSRRGEPEVPVTDNNRNLDTVGVGDGPTAQREGLPRRVGVKDEATSLHFEMFYRFRVSDNLFITPGVVLVTNPGHIEDNNDIWLATIRTTFRF, from the coding sequence GTGAGGATCAAATCTACTTTTTCCATATTTTCCATCTTGCTATTGACAACACCCATAGCTGTTTCTGCTCTTGTATTTAAAACAACCGCAGTACATGCAGGCGAGACAGATATAGCAATATCTCAGCCAACTCAAATAACATCTCAATTATTAAAAAAGTCTGAGGCAAACCGAACTAGTGCGGCTACCCTAGCGCCTCTAGCACCAGCAACACCGGATACAGATTTCAACTATACAGCTCAACAAATTCAAGACACATCTTCGACACTGGCACAAGTCACATCCGTATCTCAACTGTCAGACGTGCAACCAACTGATTGGGCGTTTCAGGCATTGCAGTCTTTAGTAGAACGCTATGGAGTCATTGCAGGTTATCCTGACGGGACTTTTCGAGGCAATCGTGCCATGACGCGCTACGAGTTTGCCGCAGGTTTGAATGCAGCTATGGATCGGATTAACGAACTGATTACGGCTGGTTCGGCAGATGTCGTCAGCAAAGAAGATTTAGAAACCCTAAATCGCCTGCAATCGGAATTTAGTAGTGAATTAGCAACTTTGCGGGGTCGAGTTGACGCTTTAGAAGCGCAAGCAGCCGAGTTAGAAGCCAATCAGTTTTCCACGACTACCGTTTTAGGTGGAGAAGTTATCTTTGGTGTAGCCAGTGCTTTTGGCGGCGATCCCTCTGGGGGATGTAGGGTTTTTCCAGACGATAGAGGACCTTTTTTTGAACAATTAGTACCCCAGTTAAACTTAAGAGATCGCAATTCAGATCCAGAAGTTGATTGTTTAAACCGAGATGATGCAGATAAAAATACTGTTCTCGCCCACTTGGTTCGATTAGGGTTAGAAACATCATTTACAGGTAAGGATCGCCTACGGACATACTTAGTTACAGGCAACTTTGACGGTGGCGGCTTCACCAATGCAGAGTCTCTCAATACTTACATGGCACGGTTATCTTACCAAGCAGGTTTAAACAATGATGTTGTTTTAGACTTACTAGAATATCGATTTCCTGCCTTTAACGATCGCGTTGTCTTTAGCGTCATTCCTTTTGGCTTCAGTCTCAGTAACGTTCTTTCCGCCAACTCAGCTTACTTTGACACTGGCAGAGGCTCAATTTCTCGCTTTGGCGAGGCTAGTCCAATTTTCAAAATTGGTGGCGTATTAGATGCAGGAGCAGGTTTTGACTGGTTATTTGCCAAAAATGCCCGGTTACAAGTAGCTTATGGTACTGGAGGAAGCGGGAATCCAGACAGTGGGGTTTTTGGCGCAGACCGCAGCGCACTAGGCGTGCAATTGTTAGCAACGCCAACTAATAACCTAATTACTGGCTTAACTTTTGTCAATGCTTACACTAGCGATGGAACTTTAGGTACATATACAGGTAGCGTCAATGCAGAAACAAATGGTTTGTGGTCTGGTTCATCCGTTCCTTCACCAATTGACCAAGCAAATGACTCTGGATTTGACCCATGCTGCCGTTATTTTATCGGAGATTTAGCTGCCAAAACCAATGCTGTTGGCGCAACGTTGCAATGGCGTATCTCTCGTCAATTAACGTTTGGTGCTTGGGGAGGCTATATGTTTACCAATTTCTTAGAACGCCTTCCTAACTTTCCTCTTTCTGGTGATGCTACCCCTGAAGATCTGAATGGTGATGGAATAGCCGATGGCACTCCTGATGGTATTGGCAGTTCCTCAAATAAGAAACCTTTTGCTAATTCAGCCACATATCTATTTTCTCTCGGTCTATCCGATCCATTTGGTAGAGAAGGAGATTTATTTGCCTTTCTCTTTGGTATGCCACCCAAACTAGTTGATGCGGGACCTGAAACGCGCGGTACACCCGTACCTTTTTTTGAAACTTCTCGTAGAGGCGAACCAGAAGTTCCTGTAACTGATAATAACCGTAACTTAGATACAGTGGGAGTTGGCGATGGACCAACTGCTCAACGGGAAGGATTGCCAAGGAGGGTAGGAGTAAAAGATGAAGCAACTTCACTGCACTTTGAAATGTTCTACCGTTTCCGAGTCAGTGACAATCTATTCATTACTCCAGGTGTGGTTCTCGTGACTAACCCAGGTCATATTGAAGATAACAACGACATTTGGTTAGCAACTATCCGCACGACTTTCCGCTTCTAA
- a CDS encoding trypsin-like peptidase domain-containing protein, whose protein sequence is MNGWKKFFQTRNLKYTIFIAGVVTAATTIAFTSKMTGLTVQADAIAQQTQPVTDSKTLNQTEIDAIASQTTVVVGQDLQKGDVEARREFNPGSGVIIAKRGNIYYVATNLHVVRGRGGFYGVRTFDGEVYPVDDESTRSNIVPMGKEQGESGETIQGLDVAIVQFKSDKNYPLANLPGSPNQGERAFVSGWPDPGDETARRQRLFAPGEVIRITPRTTDGGYSIQYSCETQRGMSGGPVFNDRGELVGIHGRAGEATSVSVPGTLVASLMAGNSIAQTAIQSKFNLGIRVSDLTEEAKKIQPLAGVFPYIKFEPPPVQPAVVSQGMPEKRPRSADTIDDIYKTFSRDFKHAAVRDCPSAGSRTVLLGTSEERCPE, encoded by the coding sequence ATGAATGGCTGGAAAAAGTTTTTTCAAACTCGAAATTTAAAATATACAATTTTTATAGCCGGAGTTGTCACTGCTGCGACGACGATCGCTTTTACTAGCAAGATGACAGGACTCACGGTACAAGCAGATGCGATCGCCCAGCAAACTCAGCCTGTTACTGATTCCAAAACGTTGAATCAAACGGAAATTGACGCGATCGCCTCGCAAACAACAGTGGTTGTCGGTCAAGACCTGCAAAAAGGTGATGTTGAAGCTCGACGTGAGTTTAACCCAGGTTCTGGAGTCATTATCGCTAAGCGCGGCAACATTTACTACGTGGCGACTAACTTGCACGTTGTCCGCGGTCGAGGTGGTTTTTACGGGGTACGTACCTTTGATGGCGAAGTTTATCCCGTAGACGACGAAAGTACGCGATCGAATATCGTCCCAATGGGAAAAGAACAGGGCGAAAGTGGCGAAACTATTCAAGGGCTTGATGTCGCGATCGTCCAATTTAAGAGTGACAAGAACTATCCTTTAGCAAACCTACCAGGTAGCCCTAACCAAGGCGAACGAGCCTTTGTCTCTGGCTGGCCCGATCCTGGAGATGAAACGGCGCGACGGCAAAGGTTATTTGCTCCTGGCGAAGTGATTAGAATTACCCCTCGCACTACGGATGGAGGTTACAGCATTCAATACAGTTGTGAAACGCAGCGGGGTATGAGTGGGGGTCCCGTTTTTAACGATCGCGGCGAGTTAGTTGGAATTCACGGACGCGCAGGTGAAGCAACTAGTGTCTCCGTACCAGGAACTTTAGTAGCTTCCCTAATGGCAGGAAACTCCATAGCTCAAACTGCGATTCAAAGTAAATTCAATTTGGGAATTCGAGTTTCCGACCTCACCGAAGAAGCGAAAAAAATTCAACCGCTTGCAGGCGTGTTTCCCTATATCAAATTTGAGCCGCCTCCCGTGCAGCCTGCTGTTGTCAGCCAGGGAATGCCAGAAAAAAGACCGCGATCGGCAGACACGATCGATGATATTTACAAGACCTTCAGCCGTGACTTCAAACACGCCGCTGTTAGAGATTGTCCCTCAGCAGGTAGTCGTACAGTCTTACTCGGTACGAGTGAAGAACGCTGCCCAGAGTAA
- a CDS encoding S1 family peptidase produces the protein MKLSSATIVLFNLGLLAIAAFLWFMPSKPNTKSDASTEKIATTTPVDPVKSSAIVEVAQQVTVRVLTKTSMGSGAIVQRQAQTYTVLTCDHVVAGSQKGEYTILTADGATHPARRLTQTLAGVDLALLQFDSPKSYRVAVLGNSLALTKGDRVYASGFPNYQFLNKSRVEETRNWGMKAFRLTTGTVALLLERTLPEGYSLGYTNEVEQGMSGGPVLNQKGELIGINGRLKYPLQGIDVFTFADGTKPSVELFNQMEALSWAIPIAAFQHQVDKNLAQPQSQNEI, from the coding sequence GTGAAATTATCATCAGCCACTATTGTCTTATTTAACCTCGGACTGCTGGCGATCGCTGCATTCTTATGGTTTATGCCATCAAAACCGAATACAAAATCTGATGCTAGTACTGAAAAAATTGCGACTACAACACCTGTAGATCCAGTAAAAAGTTCGGCAATAGTAGAAGTTGCTCAACAAGTGACAGTCAGAGTATTGACAAAAACAAGTATGGGTTCTGGAGCGATCGTACAACGTCAGGCTCAGACATACACCGTTCTTACCTGCGACCATGTAGTAGCAGGTAGTCAGAAGGGCGAATATACCATTCTCACTGCTGATGGCGCGACTCATCCAGCCCGCCGCTTGACGCAGACTTTAGCAGGTGTCGATCTCGCCTTACTACAATTTGATAGCCCTAAATCCTATCGCGTTGCTGTCTTAGGAAATTCACTTGCCTTAACAAAAGGCGATCGCGTCTATGCATCTGGTTTTCCCAATTATCAATTCCTCAATAAAAGTCGTGTTGAAGAAACACGTAACTGGGGAATGAAAGCATTTCGGCTGACAACGGGAACTGTTGCTTTACTCTTAGAGCGAACTTTACCAGAAGGATACAGTTTAGGTTACACCAACGAAGTCGAACAAGGGATGAGTGGTGGACCTGTTTTGAATCAAAAAGGAGAACTGATTGGGATCAACGGTCGCTTGAAATATCCACTTCAAGGCATTGATGTGTTTACATTTGCCGATGGTACAAAGCCATCGGTAGAACTATTTAATCAAATGGAAGCGCTGAGCTGGGCGATTCCAATTGCTGCTTTTCAGCATCAAGTTGACAAAAACTTGGCTCAACCTCAATCGCAAAATGAGATCTAA